From one Eptesicus fuscus isolate TK198812 chromosome 3, DD_ASM_mEF_20220401, whole genome shotgun sequence genomic stretch:
- the LOC114228510 gene encoding olfactory receptor 5H2-like, whose amino-acid sequence MSNEDMEKENSTLLTEFILTGLIYQPEWQIPLFLVFLVIYLITMVGNLGLIALICNDSHLHTPMYLLLGSLAFVDAWIASTVTPKMLVIILTKSKMISLSECMIQFFSFAFSATTECFLLTTMAYDRYVAICKPLLYPMVMTNRLCIRLLILSFAGGVLHAFIHIGVLFRLAFCNSNIIYHFYCDIMPLFKISCIDPFINVLMVFIFSGSIQVLTILAILISYTLVLFTVLKKKSLQGIRKAFSTCGAHLLSVSLYFGSLLFMYVRPGSAQADGQNIMDSLFYTVIIPLLNPIIYSLRNKKVLDSLAKMLKRNV is encoded by the exons ATGTCCAA TGAGGACATGGAAAAGGAAAATTCAACATTGCTGACAGAGTTTATTCTCACAGGACTTATATATCAACCAGAATGGCAAATCCCCTTGTTTCTGGTGTTCTTGGTGATATACCTCATCACCATGGTGGGAAACCTCGGTCTAATTGCTCTCATCTGCAATGACTCTCACCTTCATACTCCCATGTATTTACTCCTTGGGAGTTTGGCCTTTGTGGATGCTTGGATAGCATCTACAGTCACCCCCAAGATGCTGGTTATCATCCTAACCAAGAGTAAGATGATATCTCTCTCTGAATGCATGattcaatttttttcctttgcattcagTGCAACCACAGAATGTTTTCTGCTAACAACAATGGCATATGATCGCTATGTGGCCATATGCAAACCATTACTTTATCCAATGGTTATGACTAATAGACTATGTATCCGgctattaattttatcatttgcaGGTGGCGTTCTTCATGCTTTTATTCATATAGGTGTTTTATTCAGATTAGCCTTCTGTAATTCTAATATAATTTATCACTTTTACTGTGACATCATGCCATTGTTTAAGATTTCCTGTATTGACCCTTTCATTAATGTTctgatggtttttattttctctggatCAATACAGGTACTCACCATACTGGCTATTCTTATCTCTTACACACTTGTTCTCTTTACAGTCTTAAAAAAGAAGTCTTTACAAGGCATAAGGAAAGCCTTCTCCACCTGTGGAGCCCATCTCCTATCTGTGTCTTTATACTTTGGCTCTCTTCTCTTCATGTATGTGCGCCCTGGATCTGCACAAGCAGATGGCCAAAACATCATGGACTCTCTGTTTTACACTGTCATCATCCCTTTGCTAAATCCAATTATCTATAGCCTGAGAAATAAGAAAGTCTTAGATTCACTGGCAAAAATGTTAAAGAGAAATGTTTAA